The following nucleotide sequence is from Phycisphaerae bacterium.
AGCACGATCATCAGCAGGAGAAACACCACAAACAGATCAATCAGGAATGCACCAACTCTGCGGGGGACCGACGCGTAGTCTGTATCGAGGAAAAACACCGGCTTCTGAATCGCTTGCATGCGGCCAACGTATCGCCGGGCGCAGAGAATTGCAAAGCCCGTCGCACGTCTGGCATGATGTGTTGGAAACCCGCTCGGCAGCTCGATAAAATGCCGTAGGTGACTGATGAAACCCCCTGATGTCGCCCAGACCAACCGGCCCGATCCTGAAGAGGACCCTTCGTGAGACGGCGCACACTGACCTTCATATTTTCGATTGCCTTGCTTGTTCTGTTTTGGAACACGTCCACCGCCATCGCCTGGGGCCCGGGCACACACGTCAAGCTGGCGGCGGACCTGCTGGCGAATCTTGAACTGTTGCCCGCGGGGGTGGCCGCACTGCTCGCGGCCCATCGGCGCGCGTTTACATACGGGAACGTGGCGACCGATACGGTGCTCGCAAAAAAATTGAGCAAGGTCAAACAGGTGTGTCACCGATGGGCGACAGGCTTCGGCCTGCTCGAATCAGCGGAATCGGACGAGGGCCGTGCGTTCGCGTGGGGATATCTTGCCCATCTAGCGGCCGACACGGTCGCGCACAACAAATTTCTTCCGCGTCAGCTTGCGGTTGCGCGAAGCACGATCGGCTTCGGTCATTTCTACTGGGAAGTACGAGCGGACTCGCTTGTTACGCGGCCGCAGTGGGATGGATTGAGACTTCTGCTGAGGTCCAGTTACCCAGAGCCAGAGCGGTTATTGCGGGCGCATCTGACGGCGACGATGCTGTCTTTCGGGACCAATCGTCTCATCTTCAAGCAAATGAACATGCTGGCCAGTGAGCAGGCATGGCGACGTTCGGTTGATTTCTGGGCGAGACTGAGCCGATTTTCGCTCGATCAAGCCGTCATCCACGATTATCACCACGAGTCGATTCATCGGATTATTGATGTGCTTACACTGGGAAAGTCATCCGTACTGCTTCATGAAGACCCGAACGGCAACGCGGCGCTGGCCTATGCCCGGGCACAGCGGCGGCAGATCTTCCAGATGAAGCGAGCCAAATTGCCGGACGCCACCGTGATCCGAGAGGCTGCGGCGGGCCATGCCCCGCGCCCGAATCGCGCGATTCAGATCCGTTCCGCCGATGCGCGCCAGCGTATCGACCTCGGCGAGCGATGACGCGTCCGCAACACAGATTTCGAAATCAGGGATTCAGGGCTTGAGACAGTCAGGTCCTGGCGGGTGTCGCCGGCTTGGCATGTACGGCGCATCACTTCTCGTCTTCGTCATCATCGACGATCAGATCGTCCTCGTCGAGTTCCTCGAGTTCATCGAGCGCCCCGCTGCCCTCCTCTGACAGATCGATATCGCTTAGATCGTCGATATCCAAATCATCGAGGTCGAGATCCTCCAGATCTTCGAGCGCGGCATCCGCCGGCGATGCACCCACTTCCGTCGCCGCGTCCGATGTGGCCTTCTTTCCGGTGGCGGCCTGCGGCCTGGTTTGGGCCGCCGTGGGACGGACGGCATCGATTCCGATCTTTGCCGGTTCGCCGTCGATCTGAACCACAAATGTGATGGAACCGACTCGAATCCGATCGCCGGGCGCGAGCGTGACATCGTCGTCCACGCGCTCGCCATTCACGAAGGTGCCGTTGCTACTTCCCAGATCACGAATGGTTGCCGCCTTGCCGTTCAGGGTGAGTTCGCAGTGTGCGCGGGAGACATCGCTCAACGGGATGCGCAAGTCGGCATCCGGTTTTCGGCCGATAACTGTTGCCTTTTTTTCCAGGGTGAAATCCTTGCGTTCGCCCGATTTACCAAACGTCACCAGGGCAACCGTCATAACACGTTCTCGCTGCGCAGGTCGAATCGACACGGGAAGAAGCTCCCTTTCCCCCAGAACTTCCAATCTAACGGGACGCGGGCGGCGGTTCAAGGCAAAGGGCCGCCAAGGTGCATCAAATACACGAACCGCGATAGGATAACAACAATGTCGGACGTAATTCAAGAATCTGCACACCCGGAAAAGGAATCCATTGGCTGGTACATCCACCTGCCTTTCTGCCGAACAAAATGCGGCTACTGCGATTTCTATTCCATCCCGACGATCGAGCACCTCATCAGCGATCTGGTCGGGGCAATCAAAACCGAAATGGCCGCGCGGGACCCCGTACGCCCCGTGGAGTCGATTTTCGTCGGTGGCGGAACGCCAACCGAGCTGCCGGGGGATGCGCTCGGCGAACTGCTCTCCGCGATCCGCGCGCGTGCGGGTCAACCGGAGGAATGGACCGTCGAGGCCAATCCATCCAGTGTGACTGAACTGAAGCTCGACACGCTGCTAGCACGCGGTGTGAATCGGATCTCATTCGGCGCACAGTCTTTTCATCCGGACGATCTGAGAGTGCTTGAACGGCTGCATGATCCCACGCAGATCGGCGAATCAGTGCGAGCGGCGCGCGAATCGGGCTTTGCAAACATCAACCTGGACCTGATCTACGGCATACCGGGACAATCGGTGGGCCGATGGCGCGACACGCTGCGACGGGCAATCGATCTCGATGCCGAGCATCTGTCATGTTACGACCTCATGTATGAAGAGGGCACGGCACTGACGCGACAGCTTCGCGCAGGCCGACTCCGACCGGCCGATGAAAGTCTCGAAGCCGACATGTTCGCCCTGACGATCGACGAACTTTCAGCGTCGGGCTTTGCGCAGTACGAAATCAGCAATTTTGCCAAGCCCGGGCGTGAGTGCCGTTCAAACGTCATCTACTGGGAAAATCGCGAGTACCTCGGCGTCGGTCCATCCGCGGTCAGCTATCTGGATGGTCGCCGGCGGAAGAACGCTGCGGACGTGCGGCGATATTGCGACTGGGCCGGCGCATTCCGCGCGGGATCAGCTGATGACGAGGCGATCGTGATCGAATCCGAATCGCTCTCGCCCCGTGCACGCGCCTGCGAAACCGCGGTCCAGATGCTGCGTTTGACGCGTGGAATTGACATCGCCGCGTTCCGACGACGATCGGGCATGGATCCCCTTGTCCTGTTCGCCGAGCCAATCAAGCAATTCGCCGCGATGGGGCTTCTCATTGCGGACGCGAAGTCGATCCGACTCACGCGACAGGGCCTCTTCGTCGCAAACCGGATCATGCTGGAGTTTCTGCTGCCGGAAGAGGGAGAATGGCCCGAGGGCAAGCATCGCGGTGCAATCACCGACTTGCCGAACGCTCGATTCGGCAGCCGAATCAGTCTTCCGATCCTCGGCGGCTGAAATCCGCAATCTGACCCGCCGTACGGCCTCATTGCGGAAATAAGACGCCCGTCCATCAACCCGCTTTGAGCGCCATCTGAACGACTTCGCGGTCGGGTACGAATGCACTGCGCGTGTAATTCACTCGCCAGACGAGTCCGTCGGACGCGGTGTATTCGGTTCCGTGCGGTAAATCGCAGCCGGACTGGAAAATCCGCTCGGCGATCAGATCGACGGTGGATCGGGCCGCCGCTTCATTCGCGCTGGGTGCGATGACCTGCACATCGGGCAGGCCGAAGGCATGGAGTCCGACGGAATCAAAGAGCAGCATTCCCTCGTTTTCGCCGGCCAGGGCGAACCCGCGAATGTGGGCGCAGGTTCGCCACATCGCATGGACCGGTGATCGCGAATACTCCAGCAGACCCGCAAGCTGTTCGACTGGTGTCAACATCCTTGCATCGGGCCAGAATGCCGCCATGACCGGTGCAAACTCGGTGAGCGCTGCATGCGCGAAATGGTGCAGCCGAACAATGGTGTCACGCGGCGTGCCGTAGTCGTAGCGCGACGTCAACACAACGCGCGCGGCATGATTTCGCACGCGATCGGAGAATTCCGCCGGGTGCTCGAAATGAACAAGCGTCTCCTCGATCGCCGATGACTCGCGCGACCCTTTCTCGATCTGATACTCCATGACCGCATCGCCGACGCGAATACGCATCGGCTCGTCCCCCGCTTCTTCGTCGGCCGAGGCATCTCGCCGGCCGCTACGCCGGAGCGACGCGACGAACACGCTCGGCGGAATGCGGCATTCGTCGCTAAAGAGCACTTCCGTCCGCAGCGAAAGCGGACGCATCGGAGTTTGATCCGGCTCCACGCCTTCTGTGAAAATCGTCCCGGCTGCCAAAGATCCATTCGCGGGATCGGTCGAGCCGTCCGGGCCGGCTGAATCAACGGAATCCGTCGGCATGTCCGGTTGGTCGTTCTGCTGGATGAACACCTTGCCGACGCCCAGCGCGTCATGCCCTTCCGTCGATGGCACGCCGCCCGCTCGTGCTCTGGCGCGCACAGCCGCGATCTCCCCCGCTTCGGGCGTCCAACTCGCCTCGAGAAACGCGCTTTCGTCCGGCTGTTCGCGGGCGGGTCTTAGCGCGGCCGATGGACGCCCAGGCTGATTCCCAGGACCGTCACCCGCGAACCGTCCCTTTACCGGCGGCTTTTCGGAATCTCGCCCAACCTTGGTGCGGCCATTGCCCATTTTCTGAGCCATCCAGGCGATCGCTTCGACGGCAGCGCCGACAAACAGGCAGACGCGGCCGGTGCTGTTTTGGTGAGTGAACCACCATGCCGCGCCAACGAGTCCCAGCGAAACAACATGAAACGGCACAAACCGCATGGCGCGCGAAGGAGCATTGAGCAGGCCCACAAGCGATCCAGCCAGCGTCAGCGTTCCCAAAATGACAAATACGATCAGCACTGGACAAAAGAATCCGAAACTCTAACCGCGCCGCTCCGCCTCGATGTAGATTTCATCGGGAATCGGAATCAGTGATCCCGTTCGATCGATGCAGGCCAGGGTCGATGCTGCCTCACACAGCAGCAGGCCGTCGCGCTTCAGCGCGTAAGAATGATCGATGCGAGCGCGCGTCATTCGTTCGATGCGGGTCGTCAGCACCAGATCATCGTCGTAATGCGCGGGGGCACGAAACCGGCATTCCACCTTGGCCACCGCAAACAGAACCCCGCGCGCTTCCAGATCGCGGTAACGGAAACCGGCGAGGCGCAGCAGTTCCGTTCGGCCCATCTCGAAGTACTCGAAGTATTTGGAATGATGTAAATAGCCCATCGGGTCGGTCTCGGCGTACCGAACCCGAATCCGCAAATCACAGGCCAGCGGCTTCTCGTCGCTCATGCCCTAATTGTCCGGACGATCAATCGGGACGCAAGGGACACCGCCGTTTTATCCGGGCGTCGGCATCTCTGACTGGCCTTACGCTTCCAACGCAGTACGCAGATGACCGCCGTGGCGAGCCAGTCTTCGCTCAGCTTCCGCTCGCTTCACCCCGAGTCGCGCCATCAGAATCGCCGTTTTCGCGCTGCCATTCGCCGCCTTCAGCAACCGTCCGGCCTCGTCGCGTGGAACGTCAGCGGCGGTCATGACCACCCGTGTAGCCCGATCGACAAGTTTTCGGCACGCCCGGCTGTTGAGGTCCACCATCAAATTTCCATAGACCTTTCCCAATCGCACCATGCTCAACGTCGTGATCATATTCAGCGTCAATTTGGTGGCTGTTCCTGCCTTGAGGCGGGTGGATCCGGTAAGAACCTCGGGACCGGTCACGACACGAATGTCCACATCGGCCGATGCCTTCACCTGCGCACGGGGGACGCAGGCAAAGAAAATCGTCCGAGCCCGGTGGCGTTTCGCCTCGGCGAGCGCTCCGTGGACATATGGCGTCGTGCCGCCCGTTGCGATTCCCATCACGACATCGCGGGGACCCACCTTGTGCTTGCGCAGTTCGACGCCGGCGGACTTCGGATCGTCCTCCGCGCCTTCGACAGCCCGCCAGAGCGCTTTCCTGCCGCCCGCAATGATGCCGCGCACCATTTTCGGATCCGAGCGAAATGTTGGCGGGCATTCTGACGCGTCGAGCACGCCGAGGCGTCCGCTCGTTCCCGCGCCGACATAAAACAGACGCCCGCCCTGCTGCCATGACATCGAGACGAGGTGAATCGCCTTGATGATGTCCGTACGCGCCTTCGCGACGGCCAGCGGCACCGAACGATCCTCGGAATTCATGACATCAAAGGCCGCGCCGATCGAAAGCGAATCGAGCGAATGCGAGCCTTTGTTACGCTGCTCCGTCAGAAGATGTCCCCGATCCTTCACAATGAACTCCCATCAATGTCATTCATCCTTGAATGACGAAGATCACAGATCTGCCCGAGCACCACCGGCCGCCTCGCCCCAGTCACCTGTGGCAGGTTCGCCGGAATCCGATCGACACAAGCCACCGCGAGCATCGCGAATGACACACCCTCTTTGGCCTGTGTGGAGATGCCGAATTCGTCCATGGGTCTGATCCGCAATTCATCCGCAATGCCAAAGCGCCGAGCGCATTCGCTGATTGCCGACATCAGCGTCGCATTCATGGCACCACCGCCACAAACGATCACTTCATCGATTTTTGACCCGCGCGACTGGACGGCAATTCCCGTTCTTCGAATGGCCGGTTTCTCGGCGGTAGCCCTTGCGCCGGAGCTGCGGACAATTCCCTTCGAGGCAGTGCGAGCGGCCGCCGTACGTAGCCGATGCGTCGTTGCCCTTTGCGCCGCATAGGCTCGAACGATACACTCGGCGGTGAACCATGTCGCCGTCGCAATCCAGTCTTCTGCACCGGCCTTGATCCGAGCATGCCGCTTCAAAAGAGCGGCTGTGAATGCGACGCCGAACTCCTCGCGTCCGCAACTCTTCGGCGGCCTGCGAAGCAGGAAAGGATGGCCAAGCAGGTCAGCAAGCACCGCCGGCAGGACCTTTCCACGCCCGGCCATCGCTCCATTACGATCGAAGGTCTTTTGCCCGCCGGTGAAGTGAGTGACCAGAGCATCAATCACCATGTTTCCCGGACCGCAATCATAGGCGATAACGTCGGCCGAACCGCACGCCGCAGGCAGCCATGTCAGATTGGCGATCCCCCCGATGTTTTGAATGATTCGATTCCGTTGCCGGTCACCAAAGAGCACGAAATCGGTCCAGGGAACCAGAGGCGCGCCCTGTCCGCCGACCGCCATATCCGAGTGCCGAAAATCTGACACGACGGGCGCCATGGTGGCTGACGCGATCAACGTCGGATCGCCGATCTGGAGGGTTCCGGTCTGTCGTCCAGATGCAGATGATTCTTTCAACTTCGAAAGCAAAGCCGGTCGCGCCCTGCCGGCGCTTCGGCGATGAGGCGGTTTGACGGGTCGGCCCGGCGGCAAATGACAGATCGTCTGTCCGTGAGATCCAACCAGATCGATGCGTTTCAGCCCGAACCGACCCATCGCCCGGCGCGCGGCATGTGCAAAGGCTTGCCCGACTGCCGCATGGAGCCGACAGATATCCTCGGTCCGCGCCTGCGCCGGAGCCATGGCAGCCAACAGACTTTGGCGGAGCGATGGTGAATATCCGACCGCTTCATGCCCAATGACGCGGACTTTCATATTGATTCCGCGTCCGGATATCTCACAGGCGACTGCATCCACGCCGTCGGCGCTTGTCCCGCTGTTGAGTCCCAGAACAATCCGAGCCCGCTTTCCGCTGCGTCCCAAAGTGAGGCCCTCGCCGCATCGTCGAGTGAACCACACCATCGGTTTTGCCACTCACGACGATTCCACGCCATTCTGCACGCCCTCTGCGTGCGTCGCAAACGGTCGTGGTCCGCGTCGGGAACTCCACCCTTAAGCATGCACCAACTCCGACCCGATGAATTCCAGCCGGGACGCGCCCCAGCGCCGCCCCGCGCGGGAAGCGGGAAGAAGCAATGACGCCGAATTATCCTGAACCGATGAGGGTTCGGTCCGCGCCGCCAGACGTTGCGCAGGCGTTTCCGACCGGCCTGTTTGACAACGCATGGCTCAGCCGGGCCGATGGCAGACCGGCCGCGGACTTACTTCGCGATCCCTATCCGCACGGCGGACGCCACTGGCTGCCATTTGACCGCTGCTCGTCGTCACAGGTCGAAACGCTGCTGGGATTGATGGGGGCGTTGCACGCGTACGATCCTCATACGTCACAGCACTCGATTCAGGTCGAGGCGTTCGCGACGCGCCTGGCGACGATGTTGCGAGTCAACGAATCGGAGCGGCATCTCATACGCATTGCGGCGGTTCTGCACGACATCGGAAAGATCGCCGTGCCGATCCAGATTCTTGCCAAGCCGGCGAAACTGACCTCCGAAGAGTTCGATATCGTCAAGCGTCACCCCGGCGTGGCCGCCCGCATTCTTGAGCCCATTTCCTTCCTCAAGCCGGTTGTGCCACTTGTTCGGCATCACCATGAGTGGTTTGACGGCTCGGGATATGAGCACAGCCTCGCCGGTGAGGAGATTCCATTGGGTGCCCGAATCATCCAGACCGCCGACTGCATCGACGCCATGATGTCGCCGCGCAGCTACAAGCAGAGCTACAGCGTGGAGCGAGTCATCAGTGAGCTTCGCCGAGGCAGCGGCACGCAGTTCGACCCCCATATTGCGGAAGCGGCGATCGCCTGCCTCAGGACGACGCCACGACCTCTTCCAGCCTGACGCCGGAACCGAGTTCGCCGTGTGATCCGACGGCGCCGTTCGCTCGCGGCCCGTCCACCGCGAGAACGGGTCTTGCTTTTCATGAATTCCGTTTGCTCATAGAATCAGGCGAAACGGATCCAATCCGATTTTGACGCAGATAACGTGTTTATCATCCGGAGGCCGCTCACAATGAAGTTCTTTCTCGACACCGCCAATCTCGATGAAATCCGCGCCGGCGCCGCGATGGGCCTTGTTGACGGCGTCACCACGAACCCCAGTCTTGTCGCCAAGGAGGGCAAGGACTTCAAAACGCTCGTGGGGCAGATTTGCGAGGTCATTTCAGGGCCCGTCTCAGCGGAGGTGGTTTCTACCGAATGCAATGCGATGATGAAGGAAGCTCGCGAGCTTTCCAAGATCGCCGATAATATCATTGTCAAGCTGCCGACCATCGCCGAAGGCGTGAAGGCCCTGAAGATCTGCGCGGAGGAAGGGATCAAGACCAACCTGACGCTCATTTTTCAGCCGCTTCAGGCATTGGCGGTGGCGAAGTGTGGTGCGACTTTCTGTTCCCCGTTTCTCGGCCGGCTCGATGACATCAGCCACGACGGCATGGACCTCATCGCAGACATTCGCACCATCTATGACAACTATCACTTCGCCACGGAGATCCTCGCGGCCAGCCTCCGCCATCCCCTACACGTCGTGCAGGCGGCGAAACTGGGCGCGGACGTGGGCACCATGCCCTACAAGGTCTTCGAGATGATGCTGAAGCACCCGCTCACCGACATCGGCCTGGAGAAATTCCTCGCGGATTGGGGCAAGATGAAGAGCTGAAGCGACCGCGTTTCGGCGCTGTCGGCGATATGTCCTTGATCGGGCGCATCGTCCGATCGACGTCTGTGAAATGAGACAATAGCAGCCCGGTCCGAACGGCCCGACGTTCAAACATCCTGGAAAATGCGCGGCCGGTCGTTGAGTTCGTACATCCGGCATTCAGCTTCGTCGAGCGGGTTCATGCCGATCTCTCGCAGCTCGCGATCGACCCACCCTCGCAGTGACAGATTCGTTCGCTGCTCACCGTAGCTGATCTTGGCGCGCAAGACGATTTCGTGTCGAGATTTTTCTTCCATGAATGACATTCTCCGTTTCTCGTTGCGATACATCATCTGAAATGTTGTGCGGGCGACGCCTGCGCGGAATCGCCTTGCACTCCCCCTATTGACCGTCCTGGTCATGGCCGTTATTCACGTTCCTTCGTGGTCTATTTTCTTTGACGAGTGTTTTTTGGGGCCCAAACGTGAAGCTGGATGCCCCCTTGCGGCCAAACCGTCGCTTCCAGCAACGGAATTTTCATAAGTATCCGCATTTTCATCGGACTTCGCAAGCACTTCGCGTTAGAAAATTCGGCAATATTTGCTGAATTCGCCGGTGGAGCGCTCACCCGAACGCGGCAGAGTCTGCGGTGGCTTCCTCCAAACTCACATGTTTCCCTGAGCCAGCCAGCACTCGCGATCGTGTTCGGGCGGCAATTTTCCGCAACCCATCAGATAACATCGGGTGGTTTCAGGCCCCATAAACCTGAAGGTCTTCCTGAACAATTGATAGAGCGCGGCAATGTCCGCGGAGCTGTCAGTTGAGAGCCTGTCAAGCCAACGCACATAGCTGCGATGTGCAGCCTTCAATTCCATCATCACCCGCGCGTTGTGAATTGTCGCCTCAATCTTCTTCCGATTGCGGATTATCGACGCGTCGTTGCAGAGTCGATTGACATCCTTCGATGTCATCCGTGCCACGCGTGAAAGCTCAAAGCCGTGGAATCCGGCTGTCAATGCGGGCATCTTCACGAGCACAATCTTCCACGACAGGCCGCACTGAAAAATCTCGGCGGCCATTCGCTGAAGGTGTCCGCCGTCCGTTCTGATGCGTTTGCCCCACTCTCGATCATGGTAGGCAGCCAGTATTGGATCGACGGCGGCCCATCGGCATCGCACCTTGCCGTCGTTCGGATCGACGTTCCTACGATTCCGCGCCATCTCATTCCCTCGTTCCGTTCTCCCATCGCCCCATTCTGAATCGGAGCTGCGCGGCGGAATGGACGACCTGCCCCGGCTGGATCCAACTCAAACGCCTGCGAGAACCGGCCTGACCGATTACAATAGCTTATTCGCCG
It contains:
- a CDS encoding zinc dependent phospholipase C family protein, with amino-acid sequence MRRRTLTFIFSIALLVLFWNTSTAIAWGPGTHVKLAADLLANLELLPAGVAALLAAHRRAFTYGNVATDTVLAKKLSKVKQVCHRWATGFGLLESAESDEGRAFAWGYLAHLAADTVAHNKFLPRQLAVARSTIGFGHFYWEVRADSLVTRPQWDGLRLLLRSSYPEPERLLRAHLTATMLSFGTNRLIFKQMNMLASEQAWRRSVDFWARLSRFSLDQAVIHDYHHESIHRIIDVLTLGKSSVLLHEDPNGNAALAYARAQRRQIFQMKRAKLPDATVIREAAAGHAPRPNRAIQIRSADARQRIDLGER
- a CDS encoding FHA domain-containing protein, whose amino-acid sequence is MSIRPAQRERVMTVALVTFGKSGERKDFTLEKKATVIGRKPDADLRIPLSDVSRAHCELTLNGKAATIRDLGSSNGTFVNGERVDDDVTLAPGDRIRVGSITFVVQIDGEPAKIGIDAVRPTAAQTRPQAATGKKATSDAATEVGASPADAALEDLEDLDLDDLDIDDLSDIDLSEEGSGALDELEELDEDDLIVDDDEDEK
- the hemW gene encoding radical SAM family heme chaperone HemW, with product MSDVIQESAHPEKESIGWYIHLPFCRTKCGYCDFYSIPTIEHLISDLVGAIKTEMAARDPVRPVESIFVGGGTPTELPGDALGELLSAIRARAGQPEEWTVEANPSSVTELKLDTLLARGVNRISFGAQSFHPDDLRVLERLHDPTQIGESVRAARESGFANINLDLIYGIPGQSVGRWRDTLRRAIDLDAEHLSCYDLMYEEGTALTRQLRAGRLRPADESLEADMFALTIDELSASGFAQYEISNFAKPGRECRSNVIYWENREYLGVGPSAVSYLDGRRRKNAADVRRYCDWAGAFRAGSADDEAIVIESESLSPRARACETAVQMLRLTRGIDIAAFRRRSGMDPLVLFAEPIKQFAAMGLLIADAKSIRLTRQGLFVANRIMLEFLLPEEGEWPEGKHRGAITDLPNARFGSRISLPILGG
- a CDS encoding acyl-CoA thioesterase; amino-acid sequence: MSDEKPLACDLRIRVRYAETDPMGYLHHSKYFEYFEMGRTELLRLAGFRYRDLEARGVLFAVAKVECRFRAPAHYDDDLVLTTRIERMTRARIDHSYALKRDGLLLCEAASTLACIDRTGSLIPIPDEIYIEAERRG
- the murQ gene encoding N-acetylmuramic acid 6-phosphate etherase, producing MVKDRGHLLTEQRNKGSHSLDSLSIGAAFDVMNSEDRSVPLAVAKARTDIIKAIHLVSMSWQQGGRLFYVGAGTSGRLGVLDASECPPTFRSDPKMVRGIIAGGRKALWRAVEGAEDDPKSAGVELRKHKVGPRDVVMGIATGGTTPYVHGALAEAKRHRARTIFFACVPRAQVKASADVDIRVVTGPEVLTGSTRLKAGTATKLTLNMITTLSMVRLGKVYGNLMVDLNSRACRKLVDRATRVVMTAADVPRDEAGRLLKAANGSAKTAILMARLGVKRAEAERRLARHGGHLRTALEA
- a CDS encoding anhydro-N-acetylmuramic acid kinase; the protein is MAKPMVWFTRRCGEGLTLGRSGKRARIVLGLNSGTSADGVDAVACEISGRGINMKVRVIGHEAVGYSPSLRQSLLAAMAPAQARTEDICRLHAAVGQAFAHAARRAMGRFGLKRIDLVGSHGQTICHLPPGRPVKPPHRRSAGRARPALLSKLKESSASGRQTGTLQIGDPTLIASATMAPVVSDFRHSDMAVGGQGAPLVPWTDFVLFGDRQRNRIIQNIGGIANLTWLPAACGSADVIAYDCGPGNMVIDALVTHFTGGQKTFDRNGAMAGRGKVLPAVLADLLGHPFLLRRPPKSCGREEFGVAFTAALLKRHARIKAGAEDWIATATWFTAECIVRAYAAQRATTHRLRTAAARTASKGIVRSSGARATAEKPAIRRTGIAVQSRGSKIDEVIVCGGGAMNATLMSAISECARRFGIADELRIRPMDEFGISTQAKEGVSFAMLAVACVDRIPANLPQVTGARRPVVLGQICDLRHSRMNDIDGSSL
- a CDS encoding HD domain-containing protein, with the protein product MTPNYPEPMRVRSAPPDVAQAFPTGLFDNAWLSRADGRPAADLLRDPYPHGGRHWLPFDRCSSSQVETLLGLMGALHAYDPHTSQHSIQVEAFATRLATMLRVNESERHLIRIAAVLHDIGKIAVPIQILAKPAKLTSEEFDIVKRHPGVAARILEPISFLKPVVPLVRHHHEWFDGSGYEHSLAGEEIPLGARIIQTADCIDAMMSPRSYKQSYSVERVISELRRGSGTQFDPHIAEAAIACLRTTPRPLPA
- the fsa gene encoding fructose-6-phosphate aldolase — translated: MKFFLDTANLDEIRAGAAMGLVDGVTTNPSLVAKEGKDFKTLVGQICEVISGPVSAEVVSTECNAMMKEARELSKIADNIIVKLPTIAEGVKALKICAEEGIKTNLTLIFQPLQALAVAKCGATFCSPFLGRLDDISHDGMDLIADIRTIYDNYHFATEILAASLRHPLHVVQAAKLGADVGTMPYKVFEMMLKHPLTDIGLEKFLADWGKMKS
- a CDS encoding DNA-3-methyladenine glycosylase I; protein product: MARNRRNVDPNDGKVRCRWAAVDPILAAYHDREWGKRIRTDGGHLQRMAAEIFQCGLSWKIVLVKMPALTAGFHGFELSRVARMTSKDVNRLCNDASIIRNRKKIEATIHNARVMMELKAAHRSYVRWLDRLSTDSSADIAALYQLFRKTFRFMGPETTRCYLMGCGKLPPEHDRECWLAQGNM